A region of Streptomyces sp. R44 DNA encodes the following proteins:
- a CDS encoding ATP-binding cassette domain-containing protein, with amino-acid sequence MTTTYAVLSEGLRKRYGDVDALRGLDLAVPEGTVCGVLGPNGAGKTTAVRVLTTLVAPDAGSALVAGHDVVRDPAGVRKRIAVTGQYASVDGDLTGAENLRLFARLLRAPRSRADELLERFGLTAAAGRPARTYSGGMRRRLDLAASLLVPPRVLFLDEPTTGLDPHSRNGIWDAVRELAGQGTTVLLTTQYLEEADQLADDIVLIDEGRAAQRGTPAELKALVGSYAEVVVADPSALEAAAAVLDQLTGSAPVLDAERRTVGAVTADTTLTLPRIVREIDAAGVHIVDASLRPPTLDEVFLRLTDRKELVA; translated from the coding sequence ATGACGACTACGTACGCTGTACTTAGTGAAGGTCTGCGGAAGCGCTACGGCGACGTCGACGCCCTCCGCGGCCTCGACCTCGCCGTCCCCGAGGGCACGGTCTGCGGCGTCCTCGGCCCCAACGGCGCCGGCAAGACCACCGCCGTCCGCGTCCTCACCACCCTGGTCGCGCCCGACGCGGGCAGCGCGCTCGTCGCGGGCCACGACGTGGTGCGCGACCCGGCGGGGGTACGGAAGCGGATCGCGGTCACCGGGCAGTACGCCTCCGTCGACGGCGACCTCACCGGCGCCGAGAACCTGCGGCTCTTCGCCCGGCTCCTGCGCGCCCCGCGCTCCCGCGCCGACGAACTCCTGGAGCGCTTCGGCCTGACCGCGGCGGCGGGCCGGCCCGCCCGCACCTACTCCGGCGGCATGCGGCGCCGCCTCGACCTGGCCGCGAGCCTCCTCGTGCCGCCGCGGGTGCTCTTCCTCGACGAGCCCACGACCGGGCTCGACCCGCACAGCCGGAACGGGATCTGGGACGCCGTACGGGAGTTGGCCGGCCAGGGCACGACCGTGCTGCTGACCACCCAGTACCTGGAGGAGGCCGACCAGCTCGCCGACGACATCGTGCTGATCGACGAGGGGCGGGCCGCGCAGCGCGGCACCCCGGCCGAGCTCAAGGCGCTCGTCGGCAGCTACGCCGAGGTCGTCGTCGCCGACCCGTCCGCCCTGGAGGCGGCCGCGGCGGTCCTCGACCAGCTGACCGGCTCGGCGCCGGTCCTGGACGCCGAGCGGCGCACGGTCGGCGCGGTGACCGCGGACACCACGCTCACCCTCCCCCGGATCGTCCGCGAGATCGACGCGGCCGGGGTCCACATCGTCGACGCCTCCCTGCGTCCGCCCACCCTCGACGAGGTGTTCCTGCGCCTCACCGACCGGAAGGAGCTCGTCGCGTGA
- a CDS encoding CaiB/BaiF CoA transferase family protein translates to MSTQPLPLAGVTVVAVEQAVAAPFATRQLADLGARVVKIERPDGGDFARGYDTAARGLASHFVWCNRGKESVAVDLKDPRGLALVRKMVAGADVFVQNLAQGAAARLGLDAATLCAAHPWLIAVDVSGYGAEGPYAHKRAYDMLVQCEAGLVSVTGTPEQPVKSGIPAADIAAGMYAFSGVLAALVRRGTTGRGGPVEVSLLDSLAEWMGHPLHHGMHGGTPPARTGLAHAVIAPYDAYPTADGGLVLLSVQNDREWRRLAEQVLGRPELAEDPEFATNTARVAGRGATDAVVAAALAPLTADEALARLDAAGIACARLNSVAELADHPQLTARDRWRSVESPVGPLRSLLPPIVFPDGPEPRMDRIPALGQDTDEVLAELGVPEAEVKELRGAGVIA, encoded by the coding sequence ATGAGCACCCAGCCACTCCCCCTCGCCGGGGTCACCGTCGTCGCCGTCGAGCAGGCCGTCGCCGCCCCCTTCGCCACCCGCCAGCTCGCCGACCTCGGCGCCCGCGTCGTCAAGATCGAGCGCCCCGACGGCGGGGACTTCGCCCGCGGGTACGACACCGCCGCCCGAGGTCTCGCCTCCCACTTCGTGTGGTGCAACCGCGGCAAGGAGTCGGTGGCGGTCGACCTCAAGGACCCCCGCGGCCTGGCGCTCGTCCGGAAGATGGTGGCCGGCGCCGACGTCTTCGTGCAGAACCTCGCCCAGGGCGCGGCGGCCCGCCTCGGTCTCGACGCCGCCACCCTGTGCGCCGCGCACCCGTGGCTGATCGCGGTGGACGTCTCGGGGTACGGGGCGGAGGGACCGTACGCGCACAAGCGGGCCTACGACATGCTCGTCCAGTGCGAGGCGGGGCTCGTGTCGGTGACCGGCACACCCGAACAGCCCGTCAAGTCGGGGATCCCGGCCGCCGACATCGCGGCCGGGATGTACGCCTTCTCCGGCGTCCTCGCGGCCCTCGTCCGGCGCGGCACGACCGGCCGGGGCGGTCCGGTGGAGGTCTCCCTGCTCGACTCGCTGGCCGAGTGGATGGGGCATCCGCTGCACCACGGGATGCACGGGGGCACTCCCCCGGCGCGCACGGGGCTCGCGCACGCGGTGATCGCGCCGTACGACGCCTATCCGACGGCGGACGGCGGCCTGGTCCTGCTCTCCGTGCAGAACGACCGGGAGTGGCGGCGGCTCGCCGAGCAGGTCCTCGGCCGGCCCGAGCTGGCCGAGGACCCGGAGTTCGCGACGAACACGGCCCGGGTGGCGGGGCGCGGGGCGACGGACGCGGTGGTCGCGGCGGCGCTCGCCCCGCTGACGGCGGACGAGGCGCTGGCCCGGCTGGACGCGGCGGGCATCGCCTGCGCCCGGCTCAACTCGGTGGCGGAGCTGGCGGACCATCCGCAGCTGACGGCGCGTGACCGCTGGCGGTCGGTGGAGTCGCCGGTGGGGCCGCTGCGTTCGCTGCTGCCGCCGATCGTGTTCCCGGACGGGCCGGAGCCCCGGATGGACCGCATCCCGGCGCTCGGCCAGGACACGGACGAGGTGCTCGCCGAGCTCGGGGTGCCGGAGGCGGAGGTGAAGGAGCTGCGGGGCGCGGGGGTGATCGCCTGA
- a CDS encoding tripartite tricarboxylate transporter TctB family protein, whose protein sequence is MKTLLRGRSELGVGALLLLLGILVLTDALTLDADIAGRGPVGPATVPLVVGCGLLAVAVLLSVDVLRGGRGEAEAGEDIDLTEPADWRTVLLLTGVFLAFAVLIGPLGFPVAGALLFWGAAYALGSRHLHRDPLIAAALSLLTYAVFDKLLGVPLPGGPLMGVI, encoded by the coding sequence GTGAAGACTCTGCTGCGCGGGAGGTCCGAACTCGGCGTCGGCGCACTCCTGCTCCTCCTCGGGATCCTCGTCCTCACCGACGCCCTCACCCTCGACGCCGACATCGCGGGCCGCGGGCCCGTCGGCCCCGCGACCGTCCCCCTAGTCGTCGGCTGCGGCCTCCTCGCCGTCGCCGTCCTCCTCAGTGTCGACGTGCTGCGCGGCGGCCGGGGAGAGGCCGAGGCCGGCGAGGACATCGACCTGACCGAACCCGCCGACTGGCGCACCGTCCTGCTCCTCACCGGTGTGTTCCTCGCCTTCGCCGTCCTCATCGGCCCCCTCGGCTTCCCCGTCGCCGGCGCCCTGCTCTTCTGGGGCGCGGCCTACGCCCTCGGCAGCCGCCACCTCCACCGCGACCCGCTGATCGCGGCCGCCCTCTCGCTCCTCACCTACGCCGTCTTCGACAAGCTGCTCGGCGTCCCGCTGCCCGGCGGACCGCTGATGGGAGTGATCTGA
- a CDS encoding DUF6299 family protein: protein MRVRLVLAAAALLTAAVAPLAHAGGADGLTVDAYGTLAADATVTVSGTYRCLDDSEGPVFVSSTLKQGSRSIGIGGTRAVCDGHLHTWANSAVVKDPAYKPGAARVEASLLQLTAGASGLPLPGFLAAEQADVELR from the coding sequence ATGCGCGTCCGCCTCGTCCTCGCCGCCGCGGCCCTGCTCACCGCCGCCGTCGCCCCTCTCGCCCACGCGGGAGGGGCCGACGGCCTCACCGTCGACGCGTACGGGACCCTCGCCGCCGACGCGACGGTCACCGTCTCCGGTACGTACCGCTGCCTCGACGACAGCGAGGGGCCCGTCTTCGTCAGCTCCACCCTGAAGCAGGGGAGCCGTTCCATCGGCATCGGCGGCACCCGGGCCGTCTGCGACGGACACCTCCACACCTGGGCCAACAGCGCCGTCGTGAAGGACCCCGCCTACAAGCCGGGCGCCGCCCGGGTGGAGGCGAGCCTGCTGCAGCTCACGGCCGGCGCGTCGGGCCTGCCGCTGCCCGGCTTCCTCGCCGCCGAGCAGGCGGACGTCGAACTGCGCTGA
- a CDS encoding protein kinase, translating to MTVIAGRYRLLDVLAEGATGTVWRALDETDRHEVALKELRAPAGLPADEVPLFHARREREARAAARLSHPSVVRVLGVVTEDGRPWVVTELVRGLTLAETLDAAGPLPAREAARVSAEVLAGLRAAREAGVPHRGVTPGRVLLANDGRVVVTGFGGAPDDDGGPEAELRSFGALLEAAADDRSGPLGAVVDELTGEELAVTADQVERELRRVAAGGTPRTGEAPPAASAPPRTDGGDDAGTGTSPAPSPRTAPARTAPRRGPVLVAGLVGALLIAGALTYQAVRDDGPGTGPEPGGGTSTAPAEPGGSATAPR from the coding sequence ATGACGGTGATCGCGGGTCGTTACCGGCTTCTCGACGTCCTCGCCGAGGGGGCGACGGGCACCGTCTGGCGTGCCCTGGACGAGACGGACCGGCACGAGGTGGCCCTCAAGGAGCTGCGCGCCCCGGCCGGGCTGCCGGCGGACGAGGTGCCCCTGTTCCACGCGCGGCGGGAGCGGGAGGCGCGGGCCGCCGCGCGGCTCTCCCACCCCTCCGTCGTGCGGGTCCTCGGCGTGGTCACGGAGGACGGCCGGCCCTGGGTCGTGACGGAGCTGGTCCGCGGGCTCACCCTCGCCGAGACCCTCGACGCGGCCGGCCCGCTGCCGGCTCGGGAGGCCGCGCGCGTCAGCGCCGAGGTCCTCGCCGGTCTGCGGGCCGCTCGGGAGGCGGGCGTACCGCACCGGGGCGTGACGCCGGGACGGGTGCTGCTCGCGAACGACGGGCGGGTCGTGGTCACCGGCTTCGGCGGCGCGCCGGACGACGACGGGGGCCCGGAGGCGGAGCTGCGCTCCTTCGGGGCGCTCCTGGAGGCGGCGGCGGACGACCGGTCCGGACCACTGGGGGCCGTGGTCGACGAGCTGACCGGCGAGGAGCTCGCCGTGACGGCCGATCAGGTGGAGCGGGAGCTGCGCCGGGTGGCGGCGGGCGGTACGCCGAGGACCGGGGAGGCGCCGCCGGCGGCTTCGGCCCCGCCCCGTACGGACGGGGGCGACGACGCCGGCACCGGGACGTCGCCCGCGCCCTCCCCGCGGACGGCACCGGCGCGGACAGCGCCCCGCCGGGGTCCCGTCCTGGTGGCCGGGCTGGTCGGGGCGCTGCTGATCGCGGGTGCGTTGACGTATCAGGCGGTACGGGACGACGGACCGGGCACCGGCCCGGAGCCGGGCGGCGGCACGAGCACCGCTCCGGCGGAGCCCGGCGGGTCGGCTACAGCGCCCCGTTGA
- a CDS encoding DUF5925 domain-containing protein, which yields MSDTPAAPATPRKPTSAASLPVIVNLDDSDSPGDVLDALFLDRFATGEQPHAHSTTLDRAKPDATLLPEGARVLRAAKDDDRSSVLAEGEGWTILSSRWNRRADVTVTATDPELAKRILDEATDGAKDEPEPEPEDVTMGFWYVAPQRGPRRMTRRISAGTWEEVRPNYSAPVADAMDRLMKVTPEDITGRLLLLHGPPGTGKTSALRTLARAWQDWCQVDCVLDPERLFNDIGYLMDIAIGEDDGSAKERWRLLLLEDCDELIRGGAKHTAGQALSRLLNLTDGLLGQGRNVLVGVTTNEDLERLHPAVVRPGRCLARVEVGPLTRAESVEWLGREEDVPREGATLAELFALRRGTPSADLPEPRTAGAGLYL from the coding sequence ATGTCCGACACCCCCGCCGCACCGGCCACCCCCCGGAAGCCGACGAGCGCCGCCTCACTGCCCGTCATCGTCAACCTCGACGACAGCGACTCGCCCGGGGACGTCCTGGACGCGCTCTTCCTCGACCGGTTCGCCACCGGGGAGCAGCCGCACGCGCACAGCACCACCCTGGACCGGGCGAAGCCGGACGCGACCCTGCTCCCCGAGGGGGCCAGGGTGCTGCGGGCCGCGAAGGACGACGACCGCAGCTCGGTGCTCGCCGAGGGCGAGGGCTGGACGATCCTCTCCTCCCGCTGGAACCGGCGCGCGGACGTGACCGTCACCGCCACCGACCCGGAGCTGGCGAAGCGGATCCTCGACGAGGCCACGGACGGGGCGAAGGACGAGCCCGAGCCGGAGCCCGAGGACGTGACGATGGGCTTCTGGTACGTGGCCCCGCAGCGCGGACCACGCCGGATGACCCGCCGGATCAGCGCCGGGACCTGGGAGGAGGTCCGGCCCAACTACTCGGCGCCGGTGGCCGATGCCATGGACCGGCTGATGAAGGTGACCCCCGAGGACATCACCGGCCGGCTCCTGCTCCTGCACGGCCCGCCGGGCACGGGCAAGACCTCGGCGCTGCGGACACTGGCCCGGGCGTGGCAGGACTGGTGCCAGGTCGACTGCGTGCTCGACCCGGAGCGGCTCTTCAACGACATCGGCTATCTGATGGACATCGCCATCGGCGAGGACGACGGCAGCGCGAAGGAACGCTGGCGGCTGCTGCTCCTGGAGGACTGCGACGAGCTGATCCGCGGCGGGGCGAAGCACACCGCGGGGCAGGCCCTGTCACGGCTGCTCAACCTGACGGACGGGCTGCTCGGCCAGGGGCGCAACGTCCTGGTCGGAGTCACCACCAACGAGGACCTGGAGCGGCTGCACCCGGCGGTGGTCCGGCCGGGCCGCTGCCTGGCCCGCGTCGAGGTCGGGCCGCTGACCCGGGCCGAGTCCGTGGAGTGGCTCGGCCGCGAGGAGGACGTGCCGCGCGAGGGCGCGACGCTGGCGGAGCTGTTCGCGCTGCGCCGCGGCACGCCCTCGGCGGACCTCCCGGAGCCCCGTACGGCGGGGGCGGGTCTCTATCTCTGA
- a CDS encoding tripartite tricarboxylate transporter permease yields MDSLNSLLDGFGTALTPTNLLWAAIGVLLGTAIGVLPGIGPAMAVALLLPVTYGLEPTGAFIMFAGIYYGAMFGGSTTSILLNTPGESAAVVAAIEGNPMAKAGRGAQALAAAAVGHFAGGMIGTILLVVLAPTVAALAVDIGAPDYLALMVLAFIAVTSVLGSSRIRGLASLLIGLTIGLVGLDQMTGQQRLTFGSLQLADGIDVVIVAVGLFAIGEALWVAAHLRRTSGEAIPVGRPWLAKDDVRRTWKSWLRGPLIGFPFGAIPAGGAEIPTFLSYVTEKRLSKHKDQFGKGAIEGVAGPESAASASAAGTLVSMLTLGLPTTAVAAVMLAAFQQYGIQPGPLLFEREPELVWGLIASLFVGMVLLLALNLPLAPVWAKLLRIPRPYLYAGILFFAAVGAYAVGGEAFDLIVLLVIGLIGLGMRRYGLPVLPAVIGVILGPAAEQQLRRALQISDGSLTGLVNTPFSVTVYTVVLVLLAWPLVRKATARRAAH; encoded by the coding sequence ATGGATTCCCTGAACTCCCTCCTCGACGGCTTCGGGACCGCCCTCACCCCGACGAACCTGCTGTGGGCCGCCATCGGCGTGCTCCTCGGCACCGCCATCGGCGTCCTGCCCGGCATCGGCCCCGCCATGGCCGTCGCCCTGCTGCTCCCGGTGACCTACGGGCTCGAACCGACCGGCGCGTTCATCATGTTCGCCGGCATCTACTACGGCGCCATGTTCGGCGGCTCCACCACCTCGATCCTCCTCAACACCCCCGGCGAGAGCGCCGCCGTCGTCGCCGCCATCGAGGGCAATCCGATGGCCAAGGCCGGGCGCGGCGCACAGGCCCTCGCGGCCGCCGCCGTCGGGCACTTCGCCGGCGGCATGATCGGCACGATCCTGCTCGTCGTGCTCGCCCCGACCGTCGCCGCGCTCGCCGTCGACATCGGCGCCCCCGACTACCTCGCCCTCATGGTCCTCGCCTTCATCGCGGTGACCTCGGTCCTCGGCTCCTCCCGCATCCGCGGCCTCGCCTCGCTGCTCATCGGCCTCACGATCGGCCTGGTCGGACTCGACCAGATGACCGGGCAGCAGCGCCTCACCTTCGGTTCGCTCCAGCTCGCCGACGGCATCGACGTCGTCATCGTCGCCGTCGGTCTCTTCGCGATCGGCGAGGCCCTCTGGGTCGCCGCGCACCTGCGCCGCACCTCGGGGGAGGCCATCCCGGTCGGCCGCCCCTGGCTCGCCAAGGACGACGTACGCCGCACCTGGAAGTCCTGGCTGCGCGGTCCCCTCATCGGCTTCCCGTTCGGCGCGATCCCGGCCGGCGGCGCGGAGATCCCGACCTTCCTCTCGTACGTCACGGAGAAGCGTCTCTCGAAGCACAAGGACCAGTTCGGCAAGGGCGCCATCGAGGGCGTCGCCGGCCCCGAGTCCGCGGCCTCGGCCTCCGCCGCCGGCACGCTCGTCTCCATGCTGACCCTCGGGCTGCCCACGACGGCGGTCGCCGCCGTGATGCTGGCCGCGTTCCAGCAGTACGGGATCCAGCCGGGCCCGCTGCTCTTCGAGCGGGAACCCGAGCTGGTGTGGGGCCTCATCGCCTCGCTGTTCGTCGGCATGGTGCTGCTGCTCGCGCTGAACCTGCCGCTCGCGCCCGTCTGGGCCAAGCTGCTGCGCATCCCGCGCCCGTACCTGTACGCCGGCATCCTCTTCTTCGCCGCCGTCGGGGCGTACGCGGTGGGCGGCGAGGCGTTCGACCTGATCGTGCTGCTCGTCATCGGTCTGATCGGCCTCGGGATGCGGCGCTACGGCCTTCCGGTGCTGCCGGCGGTCATCGGCGTCATCCTCGGCCCGGCCGCCGAACAGCAGCTGCGCCGCGCCCTCCAGATCAGCGACGGCTCCCTGACGGGCCTGGTGAACACCCCGTTCTCGGTCACCGTCTACACGGTCGTGCTCGTCCTGCTCGCCTGGCCCCTGGTGAGGAAGGCGACCGCCCGGCGCGCCGCGCACTGA
- a CDS encoding SGNH/GDSL hydrolase family protein, translating into MRLSRSAALSSSLLLGAVLALTGAGAAQAAETAALDYVALGDSYSSGVGSGSYDSASGDCKRSTKAFPVLWKNANAPSSFAFTACSGARTGDVTANQLGPLSAATDLVSITIGGNDAGFADVMTTCVLQSEATCINRVNQAKAYVDSTLPGKLDSVYNAISSKAPSAHVVVLGYPRFYQLGGSCIAGLSENERSAINNASDYLNAATAKRAADHGFTFAGVVPAFTGHEICSGSAWLHSVNWLNIGESYHPTAAGQSGGYLPSFNGAL; encoded by the coding sequence ATGAGACTGTCCCGTTCTGCCGCCCTTTCGTCCTCGCTCCTCCTCGGTGCCGTCCTCGCCCTCACCGGGGCGGGCGCCGCCCAGGCCGCCGAGACCGCCGCGCTCGACTACGTGGCCCTGGGAGACTCGTACTCCTCCGGTGTGGGCTCCGGGAGTTACGACAGCGCCAGCGGCGACTGCAAGCGCTCCACGAAGGCGTTTCCGGTTCTCTGGAAGAACGCGAACGCACCCTCCTCGTTCGCCTTCACCGCCTGCTCGGGCGCCCGAACGGGTGATGTGACCGCGAATCAGCTCGGACCCCTCTCGGCCGCCACCGACCTGGTCTCCATCACGATCGGGGGAAATGACGCCGGTTTCGCCGACGTCATGACGACCTGTGTGCTCCAGTCCGAGGCCACCTGCATCAACCGAGTGAATCAGGCCAAGGCCTACGTGGACTCCACGCTCCCCGGCAAGCTCGACTCCGTCTACAACGCCATCAGCAGCAAGGCGCCCTCCGCCCACGTCGTCGTCCTCGGCTACCCGCGCTTCTACCAGCTCGGCGGCAGCTGCATCGCCGGCCTGAGCGAGAACGAGCGCAGCGCCATCAACAACGCCTCCGACTACCTCAACGCGGCCACCGCGAAGCGCGCCGCCGACCACGGCTTCACCTTCGCCGGCGTCGTCCCCGCCTTCACCGGGCACGAGATCTGCTCGGGCTCCGCCTGGCTGCACAGCGTCAACTGGCTCAACATCGGCGAGTCCTACCACCCGACCGCCGCCGGACAGTCCGGCGGCTACCTGCCCTCGTTCAACGGGGCGCTGTAG
- a CDS encoding ABC transporter permease — translation MSALVHDGTAVLGRHLHRIRHAPAITVLTQTMPIVFLLFFGYVFGSALAAPGAEYRAFLVPGLLVATAAGGLMTGMLQAAQDAHRGVMDRFRTLPVSRAAVPLGQALADLLASAVGTVPLLLVGLAMGWRIEGTLPEALGAFGLLLLFRFATTWIGILLGLASKSEEAAGQLGSAAFMLPLLSNAYIPTDGLPGWLRTVAEWNPISAVTTAVRELFGNTPVPADAAWPVAHPVAGALLWSLGLVAVFAPLAVRRYARG, via the coding sequence GTGAGCGCCCTCGTGCACGACGGGACCGCCGTCCTCGGCCGCCACCTCCACCGGATCCGGCACGCGCCCGCGATCACCGTCCTGACGCAGACGATGCCGATCGTCTTCCTGCTGTTCTTCGGATACGTCTTCGGCAGCGCCCTCGCCGCGCCCGGCGCCGAGTACCGGGCCTTCCTGGTGCCCGGCCTGCTCGTGGCGACGGCGGCGGGCGGCCTGATGACGGGCATGCTCCAGGCCGCGCAGGACGCGCACCGGGGCGTCATGGACCGCTTCCGCACCCTGCCGGTGAGCCGGGCCGCCGTCCCCCTCGGACAGGCCCTCGCCGACCTCCTCGCGAGCGCCGTCGGCACGGTCCCGCTGCTCCTGGTCGGCCTCGCCATGGGCTGGCGGATCGAGGGCACGCTCCCCGAGGCCCTGGGCGCCTTCGGCCTGCTGCTGCTCTTCCGCTTCGCGACGACCTGGATCGGCATCCTGCTCGGCCTTGCCTCGAAGAGCGAGGAGGCGGCCGGGCAGCTGGGCAGCGCCGCGTTCATGCTGCCGCTGCTCTCCAACGCGTACATCCCCACCGACGGCCTGCCCGGCTGGCTGCGGACGGTCGCCGAGTGGAACCCCATCTCGGCGGTCACCACGGCGGTCCGCGAGCTCTTCGGCAACACGCCGGTCCCGGCGGACGCGGCCTGGCCGGTGGCCCACCCGGTCGCGGGCGCGCTGCTCTGGTCCCTCGGCCTCGTCGCCGTCTTCGCCCCGCTCGCGGTGCGCAGGTACGCCCGGGGGTGA
- a CDS encoding GntR family transcriptional regulator, whose amino-acid sequence MTLTIAVDHGSTTAPYEQLRAQISERARSGRLPVGYKLPTVRGLAEQLGLAANTVAKAYKALEADGVIETRGRHGTFVAAAGDAATRRAASAAAQFAEEARRLGLSREAAEAALSEALRAAYDN is encoded by the coding sequence GTGACACTCACCATCGCCGTGGACCACGGATCCACCACCGCTCCCTACGAACAACTGCGAGCCCAGATCTCGGAGCGGGCCCGGTCGGGCAGACTGCCGGTCGGATACAAGCTGCCGACGGTACGGGGGCTCGCGGAGCAGCTGGGCCTCGCCGCGAACACGGTCGCCAAGGCGTACAAGGCCCTGGAGGCGGACGGAGTCATCGAGACGCGCGGGCGCCACGGCACCTTCGTCGCCGCCGCGGGTGACGCGGCGACCCGCAGGGCCGCCAGCGCCGCCGCCCAGTTCGCGGAGGAGGCCCGCCGTCTGGGCCTCAGCCGCGAGGCCGCGGAGGCCGCGCTGAGCGAGGCCCTGCGGGCCGCGTACGACAACTGA
- a CDS encoding N-acetyltransferase family protein translates to MTVIVRDVRAPDAEGFARVRRAALPFMLATAEQLAFDWAHAHPDSHYRPLVAVSEDGGIIGTAQVGIAHDAPRPGIGYANVYVDPAHQGLGAGTLLLRAAEEYLAERGARTVYSWALDEPANHAWAERRGYTRSRSAHFLRLDLAKADLPPLQDPPAGVELRTAEDFAADPRPLFELDAVTTADEPGDVGAELADYAHWRETTWEHPLLDRALTTVAVVDGVPAAFSAAQTDGLGRYSSGMTGTAPAFRGRGLAKLAKNASLHRARAAGCVEAFTGNDAGNGPMLAINEWFGYEIGATEVRYVRTIG, encoded by the coding sequence ATGACTGTGATCGTCCGTGATGTGCGGGCCCCGGACGCCGAGGGTTTCGCCCGCGTCCGCCGGGCAGCGCTGCCCTTCATGCTCGCGACCGCCGAGCAGCTCGCCTTCGACTGGGCGCACGCCCACCCCGACAGCCACTACCGGCCGCTGGTCGCCGTGTCCGAGGACGGCGGGATCATCGGGACCGCGCAGGTGGGCATCGCGCACGACGCCCCGAGGCCCGGGATCGGCTACGCCAACGTGTACGTGGACCCCGCGCACCAGGGGCTCGGCGCGGGGACGCTGCTGCTGCGCGCCGCCGAGGAGTACCTGGCCGAGCGGGGAGCGCGGACCGTGTACAGCTGGGCCCTGGACGAGCCGGCGAACCACGCCTGGGCCGAGCGGCGGGGGTACACGCGCAGCCGCAGCGCGCACTTCCTCCGGCTCGACCTGGCGAAGGCCGACCTGCCGCCGCTCCAGGACCCGCCGGCCGGCGTCGAGCTGCGCACGGCCGAGGACTTCGCGGCCGACCCGCGGCCGCTGTTCGAGCTGGACGCGGTGACGACCGCGGACGAGCCGGGCGACGTGGGCGCCGAGCTGGCCGACTACGCGCACTGGCGGGAGACCACCTGGGAGCATCCGCTGCTCGACCGGGCGCTGACGACGGTCGCGGTGGTGGACGGGGTGCCGGCGGCGTTCAGCGCGGCGCAGACGGACGGCCTGGGCCGGTACTCCTCGGGGATGACCGGCACCGCGCCGGCGTTCCGCGGCCGTGGGCTCGCCAAGCTCGCCAAGAACGCCTCGCTGCACCGGGCCAGGGCCGCGGGCTGCGTGGAGGCCTTCACGGGGAACGACGCGGGGAACGGCCCGATGCTGGCGATCAACGAGTGGTTCGGTTACGAGATCGGCGCGACGGAGGTGCGGTATGTCCGGACGATCGGTTGA
- a CDS encoding DUF402 domain-containing protein: MSGRSVEITLTKAGRTKIRYPAEVLTEEGARLSVRAPWAAEGVRDFGFVRFEPGDVFVEHYWRDRWFTVKEVRSADGALKGWYCDITRPAVIEGSAVVIEDLDLDLWVSADGSEVLRLDEDEFTASGLAASDPEAAARAVEALDELEALGREGLIELLGQRGSTSA; this comes from the coding sequence ATGTCCGGACGATCGGTTGAGATCACCCTGACGAAGGCGGGCCGGACGAAGATCCGGTACCCGGCCGAGGTGCTCACGGAGGAGGGTGCCCGGCTCTCGGTGCGCGCCCCGTGGGCGGCCGAGGGGGTGCGGGACTTCGGCTTCGTGCGGTTCGAGCCGGGTGACGTGTTCGTGGAGCACTACTGGCGCGACCGCTGGTTCACGGTCAAGGAGGTGCGGTCGGCGGACGGCGCCCTGAAGGGCTGGTACTGCGACATCACCCGGCCGGCCGTGATCGAGGGCTCCGCGGTGGTGATCGAGGACCTGGACCTGGACCTGTGGGTGTCGGCGGACGGCAGCGAGGTGCTGCGGCTCGACGAGGACGAGTTCACGGCGAGCGGTCTCGCCGCCTCCGACCCGGAGGCGGCGGCCCGTGCCGTGGAGGCCCTCGACGAGCTGGAGGCGCTCGGCCGGGAGGGCCTGATCGAGCTGCTCGGTCAGCGCGGTTCGACGTCCGCCTGA